A region from the Silene latifolia isolate original U9 population chromosome 7, ASM4854445v1, whole genome shotgun sequence genome encodes:
- the LOC141592717 gene encoding transcription termination factor MTEF1, chloroplastic — protein MKALASALYSSSCLISPQNSPQNIDQTTNITTTILTPKKIPTKSLLSQNPLYSQTHQNLSLQFKEKILCLEILGIDTGKALALNPSLHTASLPSIHDILSFLQSKGIHHKDLPRIFGMCPQILTSNIKTDLNPVFNFLYYDLGVPERSFRKVVNKCPRLLICNVGNQLKPAFFYLKRLGFKDFVSLANNDPVLLVSNVEKVLIPKLEYLINLGFSRDEAIGMVLRCPSLFTFSIENNFKPKLEYFVGEMKGDLEELKEFPQYFAFSLEKRIMPRYLEVMQSGVDVPLSLMLKSTDDEFNQLIGKMQKS, from the coding sequence ATGAAAGCATTAGCATCAGCACTCTACTCTTCATCATGCTTAATTTCTCCACAAAATTCACCTCAAAACATAGACCAAACAACAAATATAACAACAACAATTCTAACACCAAAAAAAATTCCTACTAAAAGTCTCCTATCACAAAACCCTCTATACTCTCAAACTCACCAAAACCTTTCCTTACAATTCAAAGAAAAAATCTTATGTCTCGAAATCTTAGGTATCGATACTGGCAAGGCGCTAGCGCTAAACCCGTCTCTTCATACCGCGTCTCTTCCGTCTATTCACGATATTCTCTCTTTTCTTCAGTCTAAAGGTATCCATCATAAGGACTTACCTCGAATTTTTGGAATGTGTCCTCAAATTCTAACCTCTAACATAAAAACCGACTTAAACCCGGtttttaattttctttattaTGATTTAGGCGTTCCGGAACGTAGTTTTCGGAAAGTGGTTAATAAATGTCCAAGGTTGCTTATTTGTAATGTTGGTAATCAGCTGAAACCGGCTTTTTTTTACCTTAAGAGACTTGGGTTTAAGGATTTTGTTAGTTTGGCTAATAATGATCCGGTTTTATTGGTATCGAATGTTGAAAAAGTATTGATTCCGAAATTGGAGTATTTGATTAATTTGGGGTTTAGTCGAGACGAGGCGATTGGGATGGTGTTAAGGTGTCCGAGTTTGTTTACTTTCAGTATTGAGAATAATTTTAAGCCGAAACTCGAGTATTTTGTTGGTGAAATGAAAGGTGATTTGGAAGAATTGAAGGAGTTTCCGCAGTATTTTGCATTTAGTTTGGAGAAGAGGATTATGCCGAGGTATTTGGAGGTTATGCAAAGTGGTGTGGATGTTCCTCTGTCTCTTATGCTTAAGTCTACTGATGATGAATTCAATCAGCTTATAGGAAAAATGCAAAAGTCATGA